A DNA window from Stenotrophomonas oahuensis contains the following coding sequences:
- a CDS encoding GntR family transcriptional regulator: MKKLRLAVPQGSAPNKPRKIADEIKHLVFMGQLKAGDRLPSVREAADDWGQSKDSVQRAYKQLLEEGIIVDSDERGNLPKYMVSLEVKEPAESERIAKLDSLMAQFVAKSRKLGYTVEEVQNATERVIDRVKAPRARKSPIACVANGTGKTAEAI, from the coding sequence ATGAAGAAACTTAGGCTGGCAGTGCCGCAGGGGAGCGCTCCGAATAAGCCTCGTAAGATCGCAGATGAAATCAAACACCTGGTATTTATGGGGCAACTGAAGGCAGGCGATCGTCTTCCATCAGTGCGTGAGGCGGCGGACGATTGGGGGCAGTCGAAAGATTCGGTCCAGAGAGCCTATAAGCAGCTCTTGGAAGAGGGCATCATCGTAGATAGCGACGAGCGCGGAAATCTGCCGAAATACATGGTCAGCTTGGAGGTAAAAGAGCCAGCCGAATCGGAGCGCATCGCAAAGCTCGATTCGCTCATGGCTCAGTTCGTCGCCAAGTCGCGGAAACTCGGCTACACGGTTGAAGAGGTTCAGAATGCAACCGAGCGAGTCATTGATCGCGTGAAGGCACCGCGGGCAAGGAAGTCCCCGATCGCATGCGTTGCGAACGGCACGGGAAAGACGGCGGAAGCCATCTAA
- a CDS encoding HNH endonuclease, with product MRLNKHQRELVRMRYDGRCAYCGEMLGARWHADHLVSVGREFVFVAGGTRATGKLSRPENDQIDNLMPACVPCNIDKHSMSLEAWRAKLARACDVLASNIPTYRHAVRFGLVRETKSPVIFYFERRAVSKERIACELCDRTADAFELEAAAESGWSCGLSGWLCPVHSPGRHGTGHG from the coding sequence ATGCGCCTGAACAAACATCAGCGCGAACTTGTTCGTATGCGGTATGACGGCCGCTGCGCCTACTGCGGCGAAATGCTCGGCGCACGATGGCACGCCGACCACTTGGTGTCGGTGGGACGGGAGTTCGTATTTGTCGCCGGGGGTACTCGTGCCACCGGCAAGCTATCGCGGCCGGAGAACGATCAGATCGACAATCTGATGCCGGCGTGCGTCCCATGCAATATCGATAAGCACTCAATGTCGCTGGAGGCTTGGAGGGCGAAATTGGCGCGCGCGTGCGACGTGTTGGCCAGCAACATCCCCACGTACCGCCACGCCGTGCGCTTTGGCCTGGTGCGGGAAACCAAGTCGCCCGTGATTTTCTACTTCGAGCGTCGCGCGGTTTCTAAAGAACGCATCGCATGCGAGCTCTGCGATCGCACCGCCGATGCCTTCGAGCTGGAAGCGGCTGCGGAATCGGGCTGGAGCTGCGGCCTGTCGGGATGGCTCTGCCCGGTGCACAGCCCCGGCAGGCACGGGACCGGCCATGGTTGA
- a CDS encoding H-NS histone family protein, translated as MTTKDLGKLIRDAKRQQAVVAKRKPGAAVRAKLTKLAKAEGYSIAELFGSGLASAAKRPASRKVSKKRPAAKAKVAPKYRDPNNADLTWTGRGRQPRWVVDAIAGGADLNSLAVGPHASADAAVGG; from the coding sequence ATGACCACCAAGGACCTGGGCAAGCTGATTCGCGACGCCAAGCGCCAGCAAGCCGTGGTCGCCAAGCGCAAGCCTGGCGCTGCAGTCCGCGCGAAACTCACCAAGCTGGCCAAGGCCGAGGGCTATTCGATTGCCGAACTGTTCGGGTCGGGCCTAGCGTCTGCTGCCAAGCGCCCAGCGTCCCGCAAGGTGAGCAAGAAGCGCCCGGCGGCCAAGGCCAAGGTCGCTCCCAAGTACCGTGACCCCAACAATGCGGATCTGACCTGGACCGGCCGAGGCCGGCAGCCGCGGTGGGTGGTCGACGCGATCGCCGGCGGTGCTGACCTCAACTCGCTGGCGGTTGGTCCTCACGCATCCGCTGACGCCGCCGTTGGCGGCTGA
- a CDS encoding DUF1173 domain-containing protein: protein MANHFLIDNQPFSTSDRDAQAQLARAYATKKRPACPCTRPPVPMYIAKLEGHYIVKRMPNTGAKHAPVCDSYEPPAALSGLGEVSGAAIQEDTESGITNIKLDFALTKTGARPAPAASGAETASVRTDGKKLTIRGLLHYLWDQAQFNRWSPAMDGRRSWATIHKYLIGAANNKAAKGESLAESLFVPEPYSPDRRAEIDGRRRKILMPLVPSGKARRLMLVVGEVKEIGAARYGGKITIKHMPGTALLINEDLHKRLDKRFASELGLWDTLSESGVRLMLIGTMGQNDGGTYSLHEIALMLVTAQWLPFQTKDEYDLIDAMVRANRRFTVGLRYNLPSDRPLATAVLSDTTPAAVAMYALPIQAGATYFEQLAELVDEAQMPAWFWRQGEALPALPATENYVSMPVPSEDDMATEHADEAESAS from the coding sequence GTGGCGAACCACTTCCTGATCGACAATCAGCCCTTCTCAACGTCCGACCGCGATGCACAGGCCCAGCTGGCTCGCGCGTACGCTACCAAGAAGCGGCCGGCTTGCCCCTGCACCAGGCCACCGGTACCGATGTATATCGCCAAGCTGGAAGGCCATTACATCGTCAAGCGCATGCCGAACACCGGGGCCAAGCATGCCCCGGTGTGCGACAGCTACGAGCCGCCGGCGGCCCTGTCCGGCTTGGGTGAGGTGTCCGGGGCAGCAATCCAGGAAGACACCGAGTCGGGCATCACCAACATCAAGCTCGATTTCGCGCTCACCAAGACCGGGGCGCGCCCCGCCCCGGCCGCAAGCGGCGCGGAGACGGCGTCCGTCCGCACCGATGGCAAGAAGCTCACCATTCGCGGCCTGCTCCACTATTTGTGGGATCAAGCTCAGTTCAATCGTTGGTCGCCCGCGATGGACGGTCGTCGCAGCTGGGCGACGATCCACAAATACCTCATCGGCGCAGCTAACAATAAAGCGGCAAAGGGCGAGAGCCTGGCCGAGTCCCTGTTTGTCCCTGAGCCCTACTCGCCTGACCGCCGAGCCGAGATTGATGGCCGCCGGCGGAAGATCCTCATGCCGCTGGTGCCATCCGGGAAAGCCCGCCGACTGATGCTGGTCGTCGGCGAAGTCAAGGAAATCGGTGCGGCCCGCTACGGCGGCAAGATCACCATCAAGCACATGCCAGGTACCGCCCTGCTCATCAACGAGGATCTGCACAAGAGGCTGGACAAGCGCTTCGCCTCCGAGCTTGGCTTGTGGGACACCCTGTCCGAGTCCGGCGTTCGGCTGATGCTGATTGGCACCATGGGACAGAACGACGGCGGCACCTATTCACTGCATGAAATTGCCCTGATGCTGGTCACTGCGCAGTGGCTCCCCTTCCAGACCAAGGACGAATACGACCTCATCGATGCCATGGTGCGCGCGAACCGCCGCTTCACCGTAGGGCTGCGCTACAACCTGCCTTCCGATCGGCCGCTCGCTACTGCAGTGTTGTCCGACACCACGCCAGCTGCAGTAGCCATGTACGCGCTGCCGATCCAAGCCGGCGCTACCTATTTCGAGCAGCTGGCCGAGCTGGTGGACGAGGCGCAGATGCCCGCGTGGTTCTGGCGTCAGGGCGAGGCGTTGCCGGCGTTGCCGGCAACGGAAAATTACGTATCGATGCCCGTGCCGAGCGAGGATGACATGGCCACCGAACACGCGGACGAAGCAGAAAGCGCGTCCTGA